In Treponema sp. OMZ 798, the following proteins share a genomic window:
- a CDS encoding winged helix-turn-helix domain-containing protein — protein sequence MDSAVGKITPGFNFSNETFAENSWYFRNALVRANYNDLQNGIHATTEFLELFFENLLMDAEHELKNRYMHIEYDGKSADQSANVNISKCKNCTLEELAIMKELIRNPSITQKELARIIGKSERTIKTRTIEMQEKGLIARENGKRNGRWKVFIE from the coding sequence ATGGATTCGGCTGTTGGAAAGATAACTCCCGGTTTTAATTTTAGTAATGAAACATTTGCAGAAAATTCTTGGTATTTTAGAAATGCTTTAGTTAGAGCAAATTATAATGATTTGCAGAACGGTATCCATGCAACAACTGAGTTCTTGGAATTGTTTTTTGAAAATCTTTTGATGGATGCCGAACATGAGCTGAAAAACAGATATATGCATATTGAATATGACGGCAAAAGCGCTGATCAAAGTGCAAATGTAAATATTTCAAAGTGCAAAAATTGCACTTTAGAAGAATTAGCTATTATGAAAGAGCTGATAAGAAATCCGAGTATTACACAAAAAGAATTGGCTCGTATTATTGGAAAATCAGAAAGAACCATTAAGACAAGAACCATAGAAATGCAAGAAAAGGGCTTAATTGCTCGAGAAAATGGGAAACGAAACGGTAGGTGGAAAGTATTCATAGAATAG
- a CDS encoding VOC family protein, which produces MMHHIEIYVSNLDKSKEFYSWILSILGFKLFQEWEDGFSYKKDGFYIVFVQAKEKYLIRGYNRCSIGLNHLAFRCHSKDEIDQIRKLLIQRNIVLLYDNKYPNAGGNEHYAVYFEDPDRIKIEICLD; this is translated from the coding sequence ATGATGCATCATATTGAGATTTATGTAAGTAATTTAGACAAAAGCAAGGAATTCTATTCTTGGATACTTAGCATTTTAGGCTTTAAGTTGTTTCAGGAATGGGAAGACGGATTTTCTTATAAAAAGGATGGATTTTATATTGTCTTTGTGCAGGCAAAAGAAAAGTATCTAATTAGGGGATACAATAGATGCAGTATCGGATTAAATCATCTTGCTTTTCGGTGTCATAGCAAGGATGAAATCGATCAAATTAGGAAGTTGCTTATTCAGAGAAATATAGTTTTGCTATATGATAATAAATATCCAAATGCCGGTGGGAATGAACATTATGCAGTTTATTTTGAGGATCCGGATAGAATTAAAATAGAAATTTGTTTGGACTAA
- a CDS encoding single-stranded DNA-binding protein, whose translation MDKEKMININASLVEEPVFSSFEKDGEEVKVANFTLVKKYGGGKEYTKCSVYGEKSEMARNFKKGDFIHVFGYFKERAKA comes from the coding sequence ATGGACAAAGAAAAAATGATTAACATCAATGCCAGTCTTGTGGAAGAACCGGTGTTTAGCTCATTTGAAAAAGATGGCGAAGAGGTAAAGGTGGCAAACTTCACTTTGGTGAAGAAGTACGGAGGCGGTAAGGAATACACCAAATGCTCGGTGTATGGCGAAAAAAGTGAGATGGCAAGGAACTTTAAGAAAGGCGATTTTATCCATGTGTTCGGCTACTTCAAGGAAAGAGCCAAGGCGTAA
- a CDS encoding helix-turn-helix transcriptional regulator: MALNYKPLWIQLIKKDLMKVDVIRMAGLTTNVMAQMGKNKPITFKNLERICKALECTTNDVISFDDNYGKEEDERN, translated from the coding sequence ATGGCACTTAATTATAAACCGTTATGGATACAACTAATAAAAAAGGATCTGATGAAAGTCGATGTCATAAGAATGGCGGGACTCACCACTAATGTTATGGCACAGATGGGAAAGAATAAGCCGATTACATTCAAAAACCTTGAGAGAATATGCAAGGCACTTGAATGCACTACGAATGATGTGATTAGTTTTGATGATAATTATGGAAAGGAAGAAGATGAGAGAAATTAA
- a CDS encoding DUF3021 family protein, which produces MQLKRKVIRSGLLRGGILLIIMGIGTYFTYKSGDLKQFRMMVAITIISASVSGFSALYDYDVWSVKKKITLHTIAMLCTVYPALLYSGWFDTSKISGYFIALASFAGVGIVLASIGYLVSKYILKNVPEEK; this is translated from the coding sequence ATGCAACTGAAAAGAAAAGTGATTAGGAGTGGTCTGCTGAGAGGCGGCATCTTATTGATTATTATGGGTATCGGCACATATTTTACTTATAAAAGCGGAGATCTTAAGCAATTTCGGATGATGGTTGCAATTACGATTATATCGGCTTCAGTATCAGGGTTTTCGGCATTATATGACTATGATGTTTGGAGCGTTAAGAAAAAAATCACTCTTCATACTATAGCTATGCTTTGTACCGTTTATCCGGCTTTATTATACAGCGGATGGTTTGATACAAGTAAGATTTCAGGCTACTTTATTGCCTTGGCCTCTTTTGCGGGTGTTGGAATTGTACTTGCTTCTATCGGTTATTTGGTAAGTAAATATATATTGAAAAATGTCCCGGAAGAAAAATGA
- a CDS encoding ASCH domain-containing protein: MPYKLITTEHAWHEGEEDRIYRYWRDVHDSFFSEEYKSVGKNFYEQASMICEVF, translated from the coding sequence ATGCCTTATAAATTAATTACAACGGAACATGCATGGCATGAAGGAGAGGAAGATAGGATCTATCGGTATTGGAGAGATGTTCATGACAGCTTTTTTTCTGAAGAATATAAATCGGTAGGAAAAAATTTCTATGAACAAGCTTCGATGATATGCGAAGTATTTTAG
- a CDS encoding DUF4143 domain-containing protein: MIERNKIQSADELGVLVDLLASVIGASTNPTKIANTFASGHQMIYTNKTISNHIEHLADAFLISKASRYDIKGRKYIGANMKYYFTDLGLRNARFNFRQQQPTHIMENIVYNELLIRSYNADAGTVYMTKRASVSASSWRLTLRQIRGTGDIIFKLHLTSIRKLNKIKSFIHCITFPILLRRLSL; encoded by the coding sequence GTGATTGAAAGAAACAAGATTCAAAGTGCGGATGAGCTTGGAGTTTTGGTTGACTTGCTTGCCTCTGTAATCGGTGCTTCAACCAATCCTACGAAAATTGCCAATACCTTTGCAAGTGGGCATCAAATGATTTATACCAATAAGACGATTTCCAACCATATTGAACATTTAGCGGATGCCTTTTTGATTTCCAAGGCGAGCCGGTATGATATTAAGGGACGGAAGTATATTGGAGCAAATATGAAATATTACTTTACGGATTTAGGACTTCGAAACGCTCGTTTTAATTTCAGACAGCAGCAGCCTACTCATATCATGGAGAATATTGTCTATAATGAGTTATTGATTCGCAGCTATAATGCGGATGCCGGAACGGTCTATATGACAAAGAGGGCAAGCGTATCCGCAAGCAGCTGGAGGTTGACTTTGCGGCAAATCAGGGGAACCGGCGATATTATATTCAAGTTGCATTTGACATCAATTCGGAAGCTAAACAAAATCAAGAGTTTTATTCACTGCATAACATTCCCGATTCTTTTAAGAAGATTATCATTATAA